CGTCCGATACCGAGTTGGTCCGGCGCATCCGTGCGGCCGCGGCCCGGCCCGGCGACCGCGCGGCGGCCGGGGCGGGCGAGGAAGCCCTCAACGAGTTCCACCGCCGGCACTACGCCGCCGTACTGGCCCACGCCCGCGACTGCTGCCGGTCCGCCCAGGCGGCAGCGGACCTGACGAAGGAAGCCATCAACAGCGTCCTGCACTCCCCCGGCCCCGGAGAGGGACCCGACGGGGCCTGGCGGGACACCTTGCTGGCGGCGGTGCGCCACACCGCCGACGCCTGGCACCGGACGTCCCGGAACACCGAGCTGCGCGACGACTTCGCGTCCCGGCCGTCCGGCCGGCCAGGACAGGGCCCCGGTCCCTCCGGGGCCGCTCCGCAGTCCTCCGCCGCCGGCGAACCCACCGCCCCCGTGCCACCGGTGGCGCCGGACCCGTCCGCCGCACCGCACAGCGCCCGGGGCTCCCGGTTCTCCCCGGCGCGCCTCACCCTGCTCGCCGTTGCCGTGAGTGTCCTGGCCGGCGTGGCCATAGCCGTCGGCCCCCTGTCCGGCCCGGAGGGCCAGGACACCTCGGCCACCGGCCCCGGCCGGTCCGGTCTCTCGTCGGCCCCTGATGAGGACGGGTCGCCGACGGATTCTCCCAAGGGGTCGGCAAGCGCCTCCCGCTCGGCGTCGGGCACACCGAGCACCCACCCCACCAAGGCGTCGAAGCGACCGAGCTCCCGGCCCTCGTCGCCGGCACCGTCGTCGCCCTCCGCGTCCCGGGGCAACAAGGGCAACAAGGGCAACAAGGGCAAGCCGTCACCCGCCCACACCACCGCGCTGGTCGCCCGGCCGTGGAGCTCCAACGCGAGCAGCTTTGCGCCGGCGAGGCTGAACAGCAGCATCGACGGACATGCCCTCACCATCCAGGGGACCGGCTACCCCCAGGGCCTGGGAGCCCACGCCAACAGCGAGATCACCTACGACCTCGGCGGCACCTGCTCCGCCCTGAAGGTGGACGTGGGCCTCGACGACGAGGTGGGCGCGAACGGCTCGGTCGTCTTCCAGGTCTACCGGGACGGCACCAAGGTCGCCGACAGCGGGCTGATGACGGTCGACCAGCCCGCGCAGCACCTCACCGCCGACCTCACCGGCGGCACCCAGCTGCGACTCGTGGTCACCGACGGTGGCAACGGGAACGACTCCGACCACGCCGACTGGGGCAACCCCGTTCTCACCTGCCGCTGATCCGGCCGCCCACAGCGGCCGGACCGAAGCTGCCCGCAGCCGTCCGGCCGCTCACTCCGCGTCAGGCTCCAGGCGCAGCGAGATCGAGTTGATGCAGTACCGCTGATCGGTGGGGGTGGGGTACCCCTCGCCCTCGAAGACGTGCCCGAGATGCGAGCCGCACCGGGCGCACCGTACTTCGGTGCGCACCATGCCGTGGGAGCGGTCCTCGATCAGCTCGACGGCATCGGAGTCCTTGGGGTCATAGAAGCTGGGCCAGCCGCAGTGGCTCGCGAACTTGGTGTCGGAGCGGAAGAGCTCGGCGCCGCAGGCGCGGCAGGAGTAGACGCCCGCGGTCTTGGTGTCGGTGTACTCGCCGACGAAGGCGGGCTCGGTGCCGGCCTGGCGGAGCACCTGGTACTCCGCGGGGCTCAGCTCGGCGCGCCACTGCTCGTCGGGCTTGTCGATCTCGTACGGCATCTGGGGCCTCCTCAGCTCAGCTGCCCAGGCGGGACAGGATGGCGGGGCCGAGGTCGGTCACATCGCCCGCGCCCATGGTGAGAACAAGGTCACCGGGCTTCGCCATTCCGGCGATGACGTCCGGGACGGCGGCCTGGTGGCTCTCGGGGGTGACATCGGCGCCCGCGGCGCGCGCGGCATCGATGATCAGGGTGCTGGTGACGCCCGGGATCGGGTCCTCACGGGCCGGGTAGATGTCCAGGACGACGGAGGCGTCGGCGAGGGCGAGCGCCTGGCCCATCTCCGTGCCCAGCTCCTGGGTGCGGGAGAAGAGATGCGGCTGGAAGACGACGAGTACGCGGGCGTCCTCGGCGGCGCCGCGGATCGCCTCCAGGTCGGCGGTCATCTCCGTGGGGTGGTGGGCGTAGGAGTCGATGACCTGCACGCCGGCCGCCTCGCCCTTGAGCTGGAGGCGGCGCTTGACGCCGGTGTACTTGCCGAGCGCGGAGGCGAGGTTGTGCGGCGGGAGGTCCAGGGCGACACCGGCGGCCAGCGCGGCGACGGCGTTGGAGGCGTAGTGCCGGCCCGGGACGGAGACCGTGAAGGTGAGGATCTTGCCGCTGGTCAGGGTGACGGTGACATCGCTGGTCAGGCCGCGGGGGTTGACCTTGAGGATGCGCACGTCGGCGTCCGCGGACTCACCGTAGGTGACGACCTCGATGTCGTAGCGGCCGGAGATCCGCTCGGTCAGCTCGCGGGCGCCGGGGTGGTCGGCGGAGATGACCAGGGTGCCGCCGGGGCGGATACGGCCGACGAAGGTCTCGAAGGACTCGTAGATCTCGTCCATCGAGGCGTAGTTGGCGTGGTGGTCCAGCTCCACGTTGAGGATGATGGCGACCTCGGGGGCGTACTTGTGGAAGCTGCGGTCGCTCTCGTCGGCCTCCGCGACGAAGATGTCGCCCGAGCCGTGCTCGGCGTTGGACCCCGGGGCGTCGAGGTCGCCGCCGATGGCGTACGAGGGCTTGAGGCCGAGGGCGCCGAGCGAGACCGCGAGCATGGAGGTCGTGGTCGTCTTGCCATGGGTGCCGGCCACGGCGATCGGCCGCGCGGCGTCCATCAGGGAGGCGAGGGCGTCCGAGCGGTGCACGACGGGGATGCCGCGCTCGTGGGCTGCCGCCAGCTCGGGGTTGTCGGGGCGGATCGCGGAGGAGACGACGACGCTGGTGGCGTCGGCGGCGAGATGCCCGGCGGCATGGCCGATGTGGACCGTGGCGCCGAGGGCGCGCAGGGCCTGGGCGGTCGCGGAATCCTTGGCGTCGCTGCCCGCCACCTGGGCGCCGCGCTGCGCAAGGATCTTGGCGATGCCCGACATACCGGCTCCGCCGATGCCGATGAAGTGCGGCCGGTCCATCGAGGCTGGGATGGCGGGTGCCATGGGCGGGTCTCCCTGATGTCGATCGTCGCGAGCGGTGGTGCGGTCGTTCTGTCGTGCTGTCGATGATTCTCGCACCCGGCACCGGCAGAGCCGGTCCACGGACCCCGGCCGGGTGCCGGCTCCGGCGCGAAGACCGGTGGTCAGCGGCGGATCAGGCCCTGTGCGGTGGCGGCGGCGACCGCGGACGTTCGGGAGTCCACGCCCAGCTTGGAGTAAATGTGGACGAGGTGGGACTTGACGGTCGCCTGGCTGAGGAAGAGCTGTTTGCTGACCGCCGCGTTCGACAGGCCGTCGGCGACGAGCTGGAGGACCTCGGTCTCGCGCCGGGAGAGCGCGGTGGCGGGGGTGCGCATCCGGTCCATGAGGCGCAGCGCGACGGTGGGGGCGAGCGCCGACTTCCCGGCGGCGGCGGTGCGCACCGCGGCGGCAAGCTCCTCCGGCGGGGCGTCCTTGAGGAGGTAGCCGGTGGCGCCCGCCTCGATGGCGGCGAGGATGTCGGCGTCGGTGTCGTACGTGGTCAGGACGAGGACGCGCGGGGCGCCGGGGGCGGCGGTGATCGCGGCGGTGGCCTGCGAGCCGAGCATCCGGCCGCCGAACTGGAGGTCCATGAGGACCACGTCGACGTCGAGCCGCGCGGCGAGGCCGACGGCCTGCTCGGCGGTGGGCACGTCGGCGACGATCTCGAAGTCCTCCTCGGTCTCCAGGACGGCGCGCAGTCCGGCCCGGACGACGGGGTGGTCGTCGGCGAGCAGCAGCCTGACGGGCGGGTCCGGCGCGGTCACGAGGCGGCCTCCGGCGCGGCGACGGGCGCGGTGGCGGGGCAGGGCAGGGTGGCGGCGACCGCGGTGCCCTCCCCGGGGGCGGACTCGACGGCGAGGGTGCCCTGGAGGGCGCGGGCCCGGGCGCGCATCGCGGCGAGGCCGAAGCCGGTGCCGGGGACCGCGGCGGAGCCCGGTGCGGGCACCTCGGCGGGGACGAACCCCGTGCCGTCGTCGACGATGTCCAGCGCGACCTCGGTGTCCATGTAGCTCAGGGTCAGCTCGACGCGGTCCGCGGCGGCGTGCCGGACGGTGTTGGCGAGCGCGGACTGGGCGATGCGCAGCAGGGCGACCTCGTGCGGGGTGGGCAGTGCGGTGGGCGCGCCGGAGACCTGGCAGTGCACGGCGAGACCGGAGGCTGCGGCCGTGGTGGCGCAGAGCCGCTCCAGGGCGGCGGGCAGCGACCCGGCCGCCAGGTCGGGCGGGCTGAGCGCCCGCACGAAACGGCGCGCCTCGGCGAGGTTGTCGACGGCGGCGGTGCGGGCCTGCCGGACGTGGCCGAGGGCAGTGCCGGGCCGCTCCGGCAGGGCGCGCTCGGCGGCCCGCAGCAGCAGCTGGATGCTGGACAGGCCCTGCGCGAGGGTGTCGTGGATCTCCCGGGCCAGCCGTTCGCGTTCGGCGAGCACTCCGGCGGCGTGTTCGGCGTCGGCGAGTTCGCTGCGGGTCGCGGTGAGCTCCTCGATGAGGCGGCGGCGCTGTTCGCTCTCCCGGTAGAGGGCCTCGTACCCGAGGACGACTGCGACCGCGACGGCGGCGCCCAGGACGGGGCCGAGCACCGTGCCGACGCTGAGGGTGTGGGTGTGCCGGCCGAATCCGGCGACGGCGGCGAGGGTGGTGGCCGCGACCGCGGGCAGGGCCCCTCGCAGCGGCAGCAGATGCAGTTGGACGAAGAAGAGCGGGAAGGCCACCCAGACGCCGTCCGGGGTGAGGGCCAGCAGGACCAGCCAGACCAGGGCGAGGGCGGCGAGCCAGAGGGCGGCGGCGCCGGTGGAGGTGCGCAGACGGGGCAGCCTGTGGCCGGTGACGTAGAGCGCGCACAGCGCCACCGCGGCGGCGAGCACGGCGGGGGCGTCCGGGGTGCGGTCGGCCACCGCCCGTACGGCGGCGAGCGCGAGCAGCGTGGCCACCATCAGATGCAGGCAGCTGCGCAGCGCCCGCTGGACGGGGGTGAGGGAGGGAGAGGTCACGGCTTCTTCGGTCACGGCGCCTCCAGGCTAAGGGCCCTGTTCACCGGCGGCATCAACCAAAGGATTGACCGCGGGACGCCCCTTTCGACGCCGGTGGCCCCCTCCCCGGCGCGATGCCACGGCCCCGTCCGGGAGGCGACGGTGGGGGCCAGCCGCCGGGCAGTGGGGTCCGGCGCCCGATCCGAAGAGGGCAAGCACTGTGTTCGTCGCCTGGAGAGACCTGAGATTCGCCAAGGGGCGGTTCGCCCTGATGGGCACCGTGATCGTGCTGATCACGGCGCTGGTGGGGCTGCTGTCGGGCCTGATGGCGGGCCTGGGCCGGGAGAACACCTCGGCGATCACCGGGCTGCCCGCCGACCATCTGGTGTTCGCGGCGCCCATCGACGGCAGCAAGCTCACGTTCACCGATTCGCGGCTGCCGGAGCGGACCGTGCGGGCCTGGTCGCGGGTGCCGGGCGTACGGCACGCCGAGCCGCTGGGCATCGCGACGGCCCGGGCCGAGGCGGGCGGCCGGACCGCCGCGGTGTCGGCGTTCGGGGTGCGGCCCGGGTCCCGGCCGGCGCCGGGGCGGGTCGGTGACGGTGCGGTGGTGCTGTCCGAGAAGGCCGCCGCGTCGCTCGGTGTGCGGGCCGGCGGACGGCTGACGCTGGGCGGGCGGAGCTTCGAGGTCGCGGCGGTGTCGGGCGCGGCGATGTACAGCCACACGCCGGTGGTGTGGACCTCGCTGGGCGACTGGCAGCGGCTCGCGGGCGGCTCCGGGCCGGCCGGTGCGGGCCCTGGTTCCGGCCGGAGCGGCCCCGACCGCGGCTCCGTCGGCGCCACGGTGCTGGCCCTGTCCACCACCGGGACGTCCGGTCTGCCGGCCGCCGACAAGGAGCTCGGCACGAAGACCGTCACCACCGACGACGCGGTGCGGGCCATCGGCTCGTTCACCGCCGAGAACGGTTCGCTGCAGCTGATGCGCGGCTTTCTGTTCGTCATCTCCGCGCTGGTCATCGGCGCCTTCTTCACGGTGTGGACGGTCCAGCGCAGCGGCGATGTTGCGGTGCTGAAGGCGCTGGGCGCCTCGACCGGCTCG
This genomic stretch from Streptomyces nigrescens harbors:
- a CDS encoding NPCBM/NEW2 domain-containing protein, whose amino-acid sequence is MVRRIRAAAARPGDRAAAGAGEEALNEFHRRHYAAVLAHARDCCRSAQAAADLTKEAINSVLHSPGPGEGPDGAWRDTLLAAVRHTADAWHRTSRNTELRDDFASRPSGRPGQGPGPSGAAPQSSAAGEPTAPVPPVAPDPSAAPHSARGSRFSPARLTLLAVAVSVLAGVAIAVGPLSGPEGQDTSATGPGRSGLSSAPDEDGSPTDSPKGSASASRSASGTPSTHPTKASKRPSSRPSSPAPSSPSASRGNKGNKGNKGKPSPAHTTALVARPWSSNASSFAPARLNSSIDGHALTIQGTGYPQGLGAHANSEITYDLGGTCSALKVDVGLDDEVGANGSVVFQVYRDGTKVADSGLMTVDQPAQHLTADLTGGTQLRLVVTDGGNGNDSDHADWGNPVLTCR
- the msrB gene encoding peptide-methionine (R)-S-oxide reductase MsrB, yielding MPYEIDKPDEQWRAELSPAEYQVLRQAGTEPAFVGEYTDTKTAGVYSCRACGAELFRSDTKFASHCGWPSFYDPKDSDAVELIEDRSHGMVRTEVRCARCGSHLGHVFEGEGYPTPTDQRYCINSISLRLEPDAE
- the murC gene encoding UDP-N-acetylmuramate--L-alanine ligase, whose product is MAPAIPASMDRPHFIGIGGAGMSGIAKILAQRGAQVAGSDAKDSATAQALRALGATVHIGHAAGHLAADATSVVVSSAIRPDNPELAAAHERGIPVVHRSDALASLMDAARPIAVAGTHGKTTTTSMLAVSLGALGLKPSYAIGGDLDAPGSNAEHGSGDIFVAEADESDRSFHKYAPEVAIILNVELDHHANYASMDEIYESFETFVGRIRPGGTLVISADHPGARELTERISGRYDIEVVTYGESADADVRILKVNPRGLTSDVTVTLTSGKILTFTVSVPGRHYASNAVAALAAGVALDLPPHNLASALGKYTGVKRRLQLKGEAAGVQVIDSYAHHPTEMTADLEAIRGAAEDARVLVVFQPHLFSRTQELGTEMGQALALADASVVLDIYPAREDPIPGVTSTLIIDAARAAGADVTPESHQAAVPDVIAGMAKPGDLVLTMGAGDVTDLGPAILSRLGS
- a CDS encoding response regulator, which translates into the protein MTAPDPPVRLLLADDHPVVRAGLRAVLETEEDFEIVADVPTAEQAVGLAARLDVDVVLMDLQFGGRMLGSQATAAITAAPGAPRVLVLTTYDTDADILAAIEAGATGYLLKDAPPEELAAAVRTAAAGKSALAPTVALRLMDRMRTPATALSRRETEVLQLVADGLSNAAVSKQLFLSQATVKSHLVHIYSKLGVDSRTSAVAAATAQGLIRR
- a CDS encoding sensor histidine kinase, producing MTEEAVTSPSLTPVQRALRSCLHLMVATLLALAAVRAVADRTPDAPAVLAAAVALCALYVTGHRLPRLRTSTGAAALWLAALALVWLVLLALTPDGVWVAFPLFFVQLHLLPLRGALPAVAATTLAAVAGFGRHTHTLSVGTVLGPVLGAAVAVAVVLGYEALYRESEQRRRLIEELTATRSELADAEHAAGVLAERERLAREIHDTLAQGLSSIQLLLRAAERALPERPGTALGHVRQARTAAVDNLAEARRFVRALSPPDLAAGSLPAALERLCATTAAASGLAVHCQVSGAPTALPTPHEVALLRIAQSALANTVRHAAADRVELTLSYMDTEVALDIVDDGTGFVPAEVPAPGSAAVPGTGFGLAAMRARARALQGTLAVESAPGEGTAVAATLPCPATAPVAAPEAAS
- a CDS encoding ABC transporter permease produces the protein MFVAWRDLRFAKGRFALMGTVIVLITALVGLLSGLMAGLGRENTSAITGLPADHLVFAAPIDGSKLTFTDSRLPERTVRAWSRVPGVRHAEPLGIATARAEAGGRTAAVSAFGVRPGSRPAPGRVGDGAVVLSEKAAASLGVRAGGRLTLGGRSFEVAAVSGAAMYSHTPVVWTSLGDWQRLAGGSGPAGAGPGSGRSGPDRGSVGATVLALSTTGTSGLPAADKELGTKTVTTDDAVRAIGSFTAENGSLQLMRGFLFVISALVIGAFFTVWTVQRSGDVAVLKALGASTGSLLRDALGQAVVLLVAGTALGTAVVAAVGAAIGGTVPFVLDPPTVLVPALIMIALGAAGAALAIRRITSVDPLTALGSAR